One segment of Curtobacterium poinsettiae DNA contains the following:
- a CDS encoding FMN-dependent NADH-azoreductase gives MPTLLHIDSSADLSHSRSRALTAAFADAWRARGPEYTVVRRDLHVDQLPHLESSALHWAAADRTAEETVAPEAEALRQAVIDELLAADVVVVGAPLYNYTVPSTLKAWIDRIHVPGILTGGVQPLAGRPVVTVVSRGATYDAGTPTEGWDHGSPVLHIVLGTALGMKLYPITVSATLADRLPDLAPLAQHAAAEFADAKTTIERLATTLG, from the coding sequence ATGCCCACGCTGCTGCACATCGACTCCTCGGCCGACCTGTCCCACTCCCGCTCGCGTGCCCTGACCGCGGCCTTCGCCGACGCCTGGCGCGCCCGCGGCCCGGAGTACACGGTCGTCCGGCGGGACCTGCACGTCGACCAGCTCCCCCACCTCGAGAGCTCGGCGCTGCACTGGGCCGCCGCCGACCGCACCGCGGAGGAGACCGTCGCGCCCGAGGCAGAGGCCCTGCGCCAGGCGGTCATCGACGAGCTCCTGGCCGCCGACGTCGTCGTGGTGGGTGCGCCGCTGTACAACTACACCGTGCCGTCGACCCTGAAGGCCTGGATCGACCGCATCCACGTGCCCGGCATCCTGACCGGCGGCGTGCAGCCCCTGGCCGGCCGCCCCGTCGTCACCGTGGTGAGCCGCGGAGCCACCTACGACGCCGGCACCCCGACCGAGGGCTGGGACCACGGCTCCCCCGTCCTGCACATCGTGCTCGGCACCGCGCTCGGCATGAAGCTGTACCCGATCACCGTCAGCGCGACCCTGGCCGACCGGCTGCCGGATCTCGCACCGCTGGCCCAGCACGCCGCCGCAGAGTTCGCCGACGCGAAGACGACGATCGAGCGGCTCGCGACGACGCTCGGCTGA
- a CDS encoding MBL fold metallo-hydrolase: MTTVPPPAAPAPEPISPVQSAALRDGVLPPVEQVRPGIWTLAVPFRFGVPDATLVYVVEGSDGSLAVIDPGWSAVGELAELRDGLAAIGRTLDDVSLVAVTHLHADHLGAAAAIRRATGARVAMHGLEVRALERERTDAERNDADIATWGLPEHLRAGVVEAWGSGRRIGMGRIEAPFADVLLEDGDPLPIPGRTIRTVWTPGHTAGHVCFLDEPDGLLFSGDHVLPRINSGIGLGGRTGTNPLGDYLASLARLEPYSDLEVCPGHEYRFRDVVTRAQTLARHREERSRHVAAALDALARPTLLEVAARVPFSGGIESMTGFLLASALTQTAFHADLLGRADEVRPA, translated from the coding sequence GTGACGACCGTGCCCCCGCCGGCAGCGCCGGCCCCGGAACCGATCAGCCCCGTGCAGTCCGCCGCGCTCCGCGACGGCGTCCTGCCACCCGTCGAGCAGGTCCGGCCGGGCATCTGGACCCTCGCGGTGCCCTTCCGCTTCGGGGTGCCCGACGCGACCCTGGTCTACGTCGTCGAGGGGTCGGACGGGTCGCTCGCGGTGATCGACCCCGGGTGGTCGGCCGTCGGTGAGCTCGCCGAGCTGCGGGACGGGCTCGCCGCGATCGGACGCACCCTGGACGACGTGTCGCTCGTGGCCGTGACGCACCTGCACGCGGACCACCTGGGCGCCGCGGCGGCCATTCGCCGGGCGACGGGTGCCCGGGTGGCGATGCACGGCCTCGAGGTGCGCGCGCTCGAACGGGAGCGCACCGACGCGGAGCGGAACGACGCCGACATCGCGACGTGGGGACTGCCCGAACACCTGCGGGCCGGGGTCGTCGAGGCGTGGGGCAGCGGTCGCCGGATCGGGATGGGCCGGATCGAGGCGCCGTTCGCCGACGTGCTGCTCGAGGACGGCGACCCGCTGCCGATCCCCGGCCGGACGATCCGCACAGTGTGGACTCCGGGGCACACGGCCGGGCACGTCTGCTTCCTCGACGAGCCCGACGGTCTGCTGTTCTCCGGCGACCACGTGCTGCCGCGGATCAACTCCGGCATCGGGCTCGGCGGCCGGACCGGCACGAACCCGCTCGGGGACTACCTCGCCTCGCTCGCGCGGCTCGAGCCGTACTCCGACCTCGAGGTCTGCCCGGGGCACGAGTACCGGTTCCGTGACGTCGTCACCCGCGCGCAGACCCTGGCCCGGCACCGGGAGGAACGCTCACGTCACGTTGCGGCGGCCCTCGACGCACTGGCCCGTCCGACGCTGTTGGAGGTCGCCGCCCGGGTGCCCTTCAGCGGTGGGATCGAGTCGATGACCGGGTTCCTGCTCGCGAGCGCGCTGACGCAGACGGCCTTCCACGCAGACCTGCTCGGGCGGGCCGACGAGGTCCGGCCCGCCTGA